The following are encoded together in the Bacteroidales bacterium MB20-C3-3 genome:
- a CDS encoding potassium transporter TrkG, producing MNLKLVSRNIGLALLLNAIFMFISAAVSILYGVDDSFSPLILSGIVTSVVASFPLIFVHKSGEINAKEGLVIVVFSWILSCLFGMLPYILYGGEFSIINSWYESVSGYTTTGATILVNVEALPKGLLFWRASTHWLGGMGVVLFMLLILPSISSSRMLSKFEISSLSKDNFRFRAQQTVRVISTVYLGLTVVETILLNLAGMSLFDAVCHSFSTIATGGFSTKNLSLAYYDSVTIDIIVMVFMLFAGMHFGLLYTAFTGKVQSLWRSPVVRFYLSSIIIVSLVVSLNIKFAGIETDWIHALRHAFFQVISVGTTTGFASADSSIWPSFSILLLIYFTLQCACSGSTSGGIKVDRVLIFYKAFKAQIKKQIHPNAIVSVKLGGHTLDKEMVTSTALFIVLYLFIVFIVTVILTFLGVELFDAFTASAANMGNVGPGFGSVGSLGNYSQIPALGKFVLSVQMLLGRVEIYSMLLIVLVFRKR from the coding sequence ATGAACCTCAAATTAGTCAGTAGAAATATAGGCCTGGCTCTTTTGCTGAATGCAATATTTATGTTCATTTCAGCTGCTGTTTCCATTCTCTATGGAGTTGATGATTCATTCTCCCCTCTCATTCTAAGTGGAATTGTAACCTCTGTGGTTGCATCATTTCCACTTATCTTTGTCCATAAATCAGGCGAAATCAACGCTAAGGAGGGACTTGTAATAGTAGTCTTCTCATGGATCCTCTCCTGCCTTTTTGGTATGCTGCCTTATATATTATACGGTGGAGAATTTTCAATTATTAACTCCTGGTATGAGAGTGTATCGGGATACACTACCACAGGTGCAACAATTCTGGTTAATGTAGAGGCACTTCCTAAAGGGCTCTTATTCTGGAGAGCCTCCACACACTGGCTTGGAGGTATGGGGGTAGTTCTTTTTATGTTATTGATTCTTCCATCAATTTCATCTTCAAGAATGTTGAGCAAATTTGAAATTTCATCTTTATCAAAGGATAATTTCAGGTTTAGGGCACAGCAGACAGTAAGGGTCATTTCTACAGTATATTTGGGATTGACAGTGGTTGAAACTATCCTTCTTAACCTTGCCGGAATGTCTCTTTTTGATGCTGTATGTCATTCATTTTCAACTATTGCGACAGGAGGCTTCAGTACTAAAAATTTATCTCTTGCTTATTATGATTCAGTTACTATTGATATTATAGTGATGGTTTTTATGCTATTTGCAGGGATGCATTTTGGACTTCTTTATACTGCCTTTACAGGAAAAGTGCAATCATTATGGAGGTCACCTGTTGTCAGGTTTTATCTCTCTTCTATCATAATTGTATCATTAGTAGTATCTTTAAATATTAAATTTGCCGGTATTGAAACCGACTGGATTCATGCGTTAAGACACGCATTCTTTCAGGTTATCTCTGTGGGTACAACGACAGGATTTGCAAGTGCAGACTCCAGTATCTGGCCCTCCTTTTCAATTCTTCTACTAATATATTTTACTTTACAATGTGCCTGCTCCGGATCCACATCGGGTGGTATAAAAGTTGACAGAGTATTGATTTTCTACAAGGCTTTCAAAGCTCAAATTAAAAAACAGATTCACCCGAATGCAATTGTCTCTGTTAAATTGGGAGGGCATACTCTTGATAAAGAGATGGTAACCTCTACAGCACTTTTTATTGTTCTCTATCTATTTATTGTCTTTATTGTAACTGTAATTCTAACATTCCTAGGAGTAGAACTCTTTGATGCTTTTACCGCATCTGCTGCTAATATGGGAAATGTTGGCCCGGGGTTTGGGAGTGTTGGGTCTCTTGGTAATTATTCACAAATACCTGCACTGGGGAAGTTTGTCCTCTCTGTCCAGATGCTTTTGGGTCGTGTTGAAATTTATTCAATGTTATTAATTGTTCTTGTCTTCAGAAAAAGATAA
- a CDS encoding AAA family ATPase: protein MSLADFLENKMIEGLGFEPTSCQSDLIKTLSDFILSPGAVSLPSSREIMVVNGYAGTGKTSVLSSLVKVLESFERKYVLLAPTGRAAKVLSGYTSRIAYTIHKHIYRQKSMSDGIGLFTLNVNLSNETVYIVDEASLISNYSDTSSFGSGHLLDDLIQFVYSGEGNKLILAGDSAQLPPVGLNHSEALDVDSMKRYGHIIFSRLRSVVRQAESSGILYNATLIRELIEKEDSSIPQFELNGFNDIVRISGGDLLEELESSFSKWGADETLVLCRSNKRANRYNKGIRSTVLFREERLSRGDKLMIVKNCYQFLEDAQGIGFIANGDVAELVKISNYEERYGLTFADAVLSFPDYNNLEIKAKVILNTLESETASLGSDQQRELFTQIMEDYNHIKTKRKRVAAVREDKYFNALQIKFASAITCHKSQGGQWSSVFVDNPFWSDELTIDDLKWLYTAMTRATEKIYFVNFKDSFFRKT, encoded by the coding sequence ATGTCACTTGCTGATTTTCTGGAGAACAAAATGATTGAAGGGCTCGGCTTTGAACCCACATCTTGCCAGTCTGATCTTATAAAAACTCTCTCAGATTTCATTCTCTCTCCCGGTGCTGTCTCTCTGCCTTCCTCAAGAGAGATTATGGTTGTTAATGGTTATGCCGGCACGGGTAAAACATCGGTTTTGTCATCCCTTGTTAAGGTATTAGAGTCATTTGAAAGAAAGTATGTACTTCTGGCACCAACAGGAAGGGCCGCAAAAGTATTATCCGGATACACATCCAGAATAGCATATACTATCCACAAACATATTTACAGACAGAAATCAATGAGTGACGGGATAGGCCTCTTTACACTCAATGTAAATCTTAGCAATGAAACTGTTTATATAGTGGATGAGGCCTCATTAATCTCAAATTATAGCGATACCTCTTCATTTGGATCAGGTCATCTTTTAGACGATCTGATCCAGTTTGTATACAGCGGAGAGGGTAATAAGCTTATTCTGGCAGGAGACTCTGCTCAGTTACCGCCTGTTGGACTCAACCATTCTGAGGCACTCGATGTTGATTCAATGAAAAGATACGGTCATATAATATTTTCCCGGTTAAGGAGTGTTGTGAGGCAGGCTGAGAGTTCCGGAATTTTGTATAATGCAACCTTAATAAGGGAGTTGATTGAAAAAGAGGACTCCTCAATTCCACAATTTGAACTGAATGGGTTTAATGATATAGTCAGAATCTCTGGGGGTGATCTTCTGGAGGAGCTGGAAAGCTCTTTTAGTAAATGGGGAGCAGACGAAACACTTGTTTTATGCAGATCAAATAAAAGGGCAAACAGGTATAATAAAGGGATAAGATCCACTGTGCTCTTCAGAGAGGAGCGCTTAAGCAGGGGGGATAAACTCATGATTGTTAAAAACTGCTATCAGTTTTTAGAGGATGCTCAGGGCATTGGCTTTATAGCTAACGGAGATGTGGCTGAATTGGTGAAGATTTCTAATTATGAAGAGAGGTACGGATTAACTTTTGCTGATGCTGTTCTTTCATTTCCGGATTATAATAATTTGGAGATAAAGGCAAAGGTGATTCTTAATACTCTGGAAAGTGAGACTGCCTCTCTGGGATCAGATCAGCAGAGGGAGCTCTTCACACAGATTATGGAGGACTACAATCATATTAAAACTAAAAGAAAAAGAGTTGCGGCTGTAAGAGAGGATAAATATTTTAATGCATTGCAGATTAAATTTGCTTCGGCAATTACTTGTCATAAATCTCAGGGTGGACAATGGTCTTCCGTATTTGTGGATAATCCGTTCTGGAGTGATGAACTAACCATAGATGATTTAAAATGGCTATATACTGCTATGACCAGAGCTACAGAGAAAATCTATTTTGTTAACTTTAAAGACTCATTTTTTAGAAAAACTTAA
- a CDS encoding DPP IV N-terminal domain-containing protein produces the protein MKNFIRKSIVTLLAIIFIVHVNAQDIKQLSMVLSWKDNSTLLMAGFDKDKRIYKEYNIITGVSAEVEKPSEVKRATVFIKDGDIVYSDENGAESIITKTSYEERNPELSPDGKRIAFTRENDLYSIAIDGAGEMRYTFDGTELIMNGWASWVYYEEILGRPSRYKAFWWSPDSKSIAFMRFDDTNVPMFPIYEASGKHGKIVQTRYPKAGDENPRVKIGFADVDAGGVIWGDFNDNEDQYFGTPYWNSNSNELLVQWMDRDQSNFVLYSVKKVSGEKRVVYKEHQNSWIDWLEEVRFGNEGFYFVRDFELWEQIYFQSYDGKKLIKLTDGKNWGIRFTDFNEQERVLYFTSRRETSERGDFYQLSWNKGMNKREIKRLSKGSWNFTSVILSPDKKHYVANVSSVSDPTSTIVVSLSKKGVVKEGEHIVIQDAAEGADLSKIPIAEMLFITTEDGYRLPASVIWPENMDKNRRYPVIVNMYGGPNSGTVMDTWRNPSDETKFWYKKGVIQISIDHRASGHCGKEGLNFIHRNLGKQEIEDYILWAKYLHSLPFVNKEKIGITGFSYGGTMTLLALTEGAEYFRFGVAGGGVYDWHLYDSHYTERYMDTPQANPEGYKNTSVLGKVSKYRSESGSRLYITHGTSDDNVHFQNTLQLIDALQRSGKQFELMIYPGGMHGYRGAQSIHDREATRSFWLKNLFD, from the coding sequence ATGAAGAATTTTATCAGAAAGAGTATCGTAACATTGTTGGCAATTATCTTTATTGTGCATGTTAATGCGCAGGATATTAAGCAACTATCTATGGTTTTGTCGTGGAAAGATAATTCCACTCTTTTAATGGCAGGCTTTGATAAAGATAAGCGTATTTACAAAGAGTATAATATTATTACAGGAGTTTCTGCTGAAGTGGAGAAACCATCAGAGGTAAAGAGGGCTACAGTTTTTATTAAAGATGGTGATATAGTATATTCAGATGAAAACGGAGCTGAAAGCATAATTACAAAAACATCTTATGAAGAGAGGAATCCGGAACTTTCACCAGATGGAAAAAGGATTGCTTTTACCAGAGAGAATGATCTTTATTCTATTGCTATTGATGGAGCAGGGGAGATGCGTTACACTTTTGATGGCACTGAACTTATAATGAATGGCTGGGCCTCTTGGGTCTATTACGAAGAGATTCTTGGCAGACCATCCAGATATAAAGCTTTTTGGTGGTCTCCGGATAGTAAGTCAATTGCATTTATGAGATTCGATGATACCAATGTTCCGATGTTCCCAATTTACGAGGCATCAGGCAAACATGGAAAAATAGTTCAAACAAGATACCCTAAAGCAGGTGATGAAAATCCTCGTGTGAAGATCGGTTTTGCAGATGTTGATGCAGGAGGTGTAATATGGGGAGATTTTAATGATAATGAGGATCAATATTTTGGGACTCCATACTGGAATAGTAATTCCAACGAACTTCTGGTTCAGTGGATGGACAGAGATCAGAGTAATTTTGTTCTTTACTCTGTGAAAAAGGTTAGTGGAGAAAAGAGAGTAGTTTATAAAGAGCACCAGAATAGCTGGATTGACTGGCTTGAGGAGGTTAGATTCGGGAATGAGGGTTTCTATTTTGTAAGAGACTTTGAACTTTGGGAGCAAATATACTTCCAAAGTTATGACGGAAAAAAACTTATAAAACTCACAGATGGGAAAAACTGGGGTATTAGGTTTACAGATTTTAATGAACAAGAGAGAGTTTTATACTTTACTTCAAGAAGAGAGACATCAGAGAGAGGTGACTTTTATCAACTAAGCTGGAATAAGGGTATGAATAAAAGAGAGATTAAAAGACTCTCTAAAGGGAGCTGGAATTTTACATCTGTAATTCTATCTCCAGATAAAAAGCATTATGTTGCCAATGTGTCATCAGTTTCTGATCCAACATCAACTATAGTTGTATCTCTTTCAAAAAAAGGAGTTGTAAAGGAGGGAGAGCACATTGTAATTCAGGATGCTGCTGAAGGGGCAGATTTGTCAAAAATTCCAATAGCTGAAATGCTATTTATAACAACTGAAGATGGTTACAGATTACCGGCTTCCGTTATCTGGCCTGAAAATATGGATAAAAACAGGAGATATCCGGTTATTGTCAATATGTATGGCGGACCAAATTCCGGAACAGTAATGGATACATGGAGGAACCCGTCTGATGAGACAAAATTCTGGTATAAAAAGGGTGTGATTCAAATCAGTATTGATCACAGAGCTTCCGGTCATTGTGGAAAGGAGGGTCTAAATTTCATCCACAGAAACCTGGGTAAGCAGGAGATTGAAGATTATATACTATGGGCGAAGTATTTGCACTCGCTTCCATTTGTTAATAAGGAAAAAATCGGCATAACCGGCTTCTCTTACGGAGGAACAATGACTCTTCTTGCATTAACAGAAGGAGCTGAATATTTTAGATTTGGAGTTGCAGGAGGTGGTGTTTATGACTGGCATCTTTACGATTCTCATTATACAGAAAGATATATGGATACTCCTCAAGCCAATCCGGAGGGTTATAAAAACACATCTGTACTGGGAAAGGTTTCCAAGTACAGAAGTGAGTCTGGTTCAAGGTTGTATATTACTCACGGAACTTCAGATGATAATGTTCATTTTCAGAATACTCTCCAGTTAATTGATGCACTTCAGAGATCCGGCAAACAATTTGAACTTATGATTTATCCTGGAGGAATGCATGGTTACAGAGGAGCTCAGTCAATTCACGACAGAGAGGCTACAAGATCATTTTGGTTAAAGAATCTTTTTGATTAA
- a CDS encoding YicC/YloC family endoribonuclease has translation MLKSMTGFGKADTITSVGKFTVEIRSVNGKNADINLKTQFIPREKEIETKQLLSAMLSRGSIDLYISLESSVENTGKHLNREIFKTYWSQIEQLASDMNIPVSKEDLLPIVLKMPDVTEPRKPLETDSFWSDLSDCIKRAALAMDEFRSSEGAKLEIEIRERINNILSSLSLTEKLDSSRNESVRNKLLSRFEESGLMADQNRFEQEIIYYLEKLDITEEKVRLKQHCEYFIQTIKTESMPGKKLGFIAQEIGREINTLGSKANHAEIQRLVVEMKEELEKIKEQTLNIL, from the coding sequence ATGCTTAAATCAATGACAGGTTTCGGTAAAGCCGATACAATTACTTCAGTGGGAAAGTTCACAGTTGAGATTCGTTCAGTCAATGGAAAAAACGCAGACATTAATCTCAAGACTCAATTTATTCCAAGAGAGAAGGAGATTGAAACAAAGCAACTACTTTCAGCAATGCTAAGCAGAGGTAGCATAGATTTATACATATCTCTGGAAAGTTCTGTTGAAAATACCGGAAAGCATCTGAATAGAGAGATTTTCAAAACTTACTGGTCTCAAATTGAACAACTGGCATCTGATATGAATATTCCTGTCAGCAAAGAAGATCTTCTTCCTATTGTACTGAAGATGCCAGATGTAACTGAACCAAGAAAACCTCTTGAAACAGACTCGTTCTGGTCAGATTTATCGGATTGTATCAAAAGAGCAGCACTTGCAATGGATGAATTCAGATCTTCTGAGGGGGCTAAACTGGAGATAGAGATAAGAGAGAGAATAAATAATATTCTGTCATCACTGTCGTTGACTGAGAAGCTGGATTCTTCAAGAAATGAATCTGTCAGAAACAAATTATTAAGCAGATTTGAAGAGTCCGGACTCATGGCAGACCAGAACAGATTTGAACAAGAGATTATTTACTACCTTGAAAAACTTGATATAACTGAAGAAAAGGTTAGACTTAAACAACACTGCGAGTACTTTATTCAAACAATTAAGACTGAATCAATGCCAGGAAAAAAACTTGGTTTTATAGCTCAGGAGATCGGCCGGGAGATTAACACTCTTGGATCTAAAGCAAATCATGCAGAAATTCAAAGGCTGGTTGTTGAGATGAAAGAGGAACTCGAAAAGATTAAAGAGCAGACTCTTAACATATTATAA
- a CDS encoding glutamine--tRNA ligase/YqeY domain fusion protein: MEETKAAAAEERQLNFIEEIVERDLQEGKHKSILTRFPPEPNGYLHIGHAKSICLNFGLAKKYGGKTNLRFDDTNPTKEDVEYVDSIKEDVKWLGFDWAGEFYASDYFEQLYEWAVLMIKKGIAYVDDQTQEQIRINRGTVTRPGIPSPWRDRAVEENLDLFRRMRDGEFGDGERVLRAKIDMSHSNMLMRDPILYRIIHTHHHRTGDSWCIYPMYDYAHGQSDSIEKITHSICTLEFDVHRPLYDWFIEKLEIFPSRQYEFARLNLTYTVMSKRKLLELVKNGYVTSWDDPRMPTICGLRRRGYTPESIRLFADKVGVAKRDNIIDLSLLEWCVREDLNKRANRYMAVIDPVKLTISNYPEGETEIFKAPVNQENSEAGFRDVPFSRELFIEREDFMEIPSKKYFRLKPGGEVRLKYSYIIKCEEIVKDSEGNIVEIICTYDPQSRPGTGEWRSVKGTIHWLSASHAIEAEVRLFDRLFTEAEMDSIPEDKSYIDFLNPESLVVKRGYAEPSLKEDISEIAVQFERNGYFVKDSDSTPDKLVYNKTVGLKSTWAQ, translated from the coding sequence ATGGAAGAGACAAAGGCAGCTGCGGCAGAGGAGAGACAACTTAATTTTATTGAGGAGATTGTTGAGAGGGATTTGCAAGAGGGAAAACATAAATCAATATTAACCCGCTTCCCTCCTGAACCCAATGGATATCTGCATATTGGACATGCAAAAAGTATTTGTCTCAATTTTGGACTTGCAAAAAAATATGGCGGAAAGACAAATCTTAGATTCGATGATACTAATCCCACTAAGGAGGATGTAGAGTATGTTGATTCAATAAAAGAGGATGTTAAATGGCTCGGCTTTGATTGGGCAGGTGAGTTTTATGCTTCCGATTATTTTGAGCAGCTTTATGAATGGGCTGTTCTTATGATTAAGAAGGGTATTGCATATGTAGATGATCAGACTCAGGAGCAGATAAGAATTAACAGGGGTACCGTAACTCGTCCCGGAATACCCAGTCCGTGGAGAGATAGGGCTGTAGAAGAGAACCTTGATCTTTTCCGCAGAATGAGAGATGGAGAGTTTGGTGATGGAGAGAGGGTTCTCAGAGCAAAAATTGATATGTCTCACAGCAATATGCTAATGAGGGATCCAATATTATACAGAATTATTCACACTCATCACCACAGAACAGGTGACTCCTGGTGCATATATCCAATGTATGACTACGCACATGGACAGAGTGACTCAATAGAGAAGATCACACACTCAATATGCACACTAGAATTTGATGTTCATCGCCCGCTTTATGACTGGTTTATTGAAAAGCTGGAGATTTTTCCGTCAAGACAGTATGAGTTTGCCAGGCTCAATCTTACATATACAGTTATGTCTAAAAGGAAGCTTCTTGAATTGGTGAAAAATGGTTATGTAACAAGCTGGGACGATCCAAGAATGCCTACTATATGTGGTTTGAGAAGAAGGGGGTATACTCCTGAAAGCATTAGGCTCTTTGCCGATAAGGTTGGCGTAGCCAAAAGGGACAATATTATTGACCTTTCACTGCTTGAGTGGTGTGTCAGAGAGGATCTTAACAAACGAGCCAACAGATATATGGCTGTAATCGATCCTGTTAAGCTAACCATTTCAAATTATCCTGAGGGAGAGACTGAGATTTTTAAAGCTCCGGTAAATCAGGAAAATAGCGAAGCAGGTTTCAGGGATGTCCCTTTCTCTAGGGAGCTGTTTATTGAAAGAGAGGATTTTATGGAGATCCCTTCAAAAAAATATTTCAGACTAAAGCCGGGAGGAGAGGTGAGACTTAAGTACTCTTATATAATTAAATGCGAAGAGATTGTTAAAGACTCAGAGGGCAATATTGTTGAAATTATTTGTACTTACGATCCTCAAAGCAGACCCGGAACCGGAGAGTGGAGATCTGTTAAAGGTACAATTCATTGGCTATCCGCTTCTCACGCAATTGAGGCTGAGGTGAGACTTTTTGACAGATTGTTCACTGAAGCTGAGATGGATTCAATTCCTGAAGATAAGAGCTACATAGATTTTTTGAATCCTGAATCCCTTGTGGTAAAGAGAGGATATGCCGAACCTTCGCTTAAGGAGGATATCTCTGAAATTGCCGTCCAGTTTGAAAGAAATGGCTATTTTGTTAAAGATTCAGATTCAACACCTGATAAGCTGGTTTATAATAAAACTGTGGGTCTTAAATCAACCTGGGCTCAATAA
- a CDS encoding MATE family efflux transporter yields the protein MKDLTQGKEGKQILLFAIPMFIGNIFQQLYNIVDSIVVGKFVGSVALAAVGASFPILFTLSALVAGITIGGSVLVSQYFGAKNLKKVKITSDTLQIFLLISSIILTIIFFIFSKPIFQFLSIPDEVLPDAVRYFDIVIVTTTLPSFMLFGISAILRGVGNSLTPIYFTIGSIILNMILDLLFVLVFNWGIEGVAWATGISSVLAWLALWYHLNKREENIIKFNLNWKKWEFDWDNFRLSLKIGLPSGVQQTLVGLGNMALLGIVSPFGVATLAAYTAAGRVDMFVSMPAMNLAAALSSFVGQNLGAERFDRIRNGLWATLKYSTVICIFLTLIVVFFGENIMHLFVDSGSPYYDEIIKTGKEYLIIVTSFYILFTTMFVVNGVTRGAGATFVPMLITTLSLWIIRIPLAYILSDYFGAKGIWWSIPAGWTIGCIGAILYYNSGLWKKHRVKTAMS from the coding sequence ATGAAGGATCTTACACAGGGGAAAGAGGGAAAACAAATTTTACTCTTTGCCATCCCCATGTTTATTGGTAATATTTTTCAGCAACTATACAATATTGTAGATAGTATTGTCGTTGGGAAATTTGTGGGGTCAGTTGCTCTTGCTGCGGTTGGTGCCAGTTTCCCCATCCTGTTCACACTTTCTGCACTTGTAGCAGGAATTACAATTGGAGGATCTGTACTTGTTTCACAATATTTTGGGGCAAAAAATTTAAAAAAAGTTAAAATAACTTCAGATACTCTGCAGATATTTCTGCTTATAAGCTCTATTATACTTACAATTATTTTTTTCATATTCAGTAAGCCCATTTTTCAATTTTTATCAATTCCTGATGAGGTATTACCTGACGCAGTAAGATATTTTGATATTGTAATAGTAACAACCACGCTCCCCTCCTTTATGCTTTTTGGGATTTCAGCCATACTAAGAGGTGTTGGAAACTCTCTTACCCCAATATATTTTACCATTGGTTCAATTATACTCAATATGATACTTGACCTTCTCTTTGTGCTTGTGTTCAATTGGGGAATTGAGGGAGTAGCTTGGGCAACGGGAATATCATCTGTTTTGGCTTGGCTGGCTCTATGGTATCACCTGAATAAAAGAGAGGAAAACATAATAAAATTTAATCTTAACTGGAAAAAATGGGAATTTGACTGGGATAACTTCAGGCTCTCTTTAAAAATCGGTCTTCCGTCCGGAGTTCAGCAAACCTTAGTCGGGCTGGGAAATATGGCACTTCTCGGCATAGTATCTCCCTTTGGAGTAGCTACTCTGGCGGCCTATACAGCGGCGGGAAGGGTAGATATGTTCGTATCAATGCCTGCAATGAATCTTGCAGCTGCTCTCTCATCATTCGTTGGTCAAAATCTTGGTGCAGAAAGATTTGACAGGATAAGAAACGGATTATGGGCAACCCTTAAATATTCGACAGTAATATGTATTTTTCTTACTCTTATTGTTGTCTTCTTTGGAGAAAACATAATGCATCTCTTCGTTGATTCAGGGTCACCTTACTATGATGAGATAATAAAGACCGGTAAAGAGTATTTGATAATAGTAACATCATTCTACATCCTCTTTACAACAATGTTTGTGGTAAATGGAGTAACCAGAGGAGCAGGCGCCACATTTGTTCCTATGCTTATAACAACATTATCATTATGGATTATAAGAATCCCTCTTGCCTACATTCTGTCAGACTATTTTGGGGCAAAAGGGATTTGGTGGTCAATCCCGGCCGGTTGGACAATCGGATGTATTGGAGCAATACTTTACTATAATTCAGGCCTTTGGAAAAAGCACAGGGTAAAGACAGCAATGAGTTAG
- a CDS encoding bifunctional methionine sulfoxide reductase B/A protein, producing the protein MKILSLLLIFIIFSSTMDSQNMKPLTEQEKKIIIHKGTEAPFTGKFYKHEEKGTYICRQCGNPLYNSTSKFDAGCGWPSFDEEIPGAVTRKRDADGIRTEIVCSNCGGHLGHVFLGERFTSKNIRHCVNSISMEFLPMKRERAIFAGGCFWGVEHLLRSLPGVISVESGYTGGSLSNPTYEEVSSGTSGHAEAVEVIYDASLISYEKLTMQFFEIHDPTQVNRQGPDIGTQYRSEIFYTSEQQKEVAKSLVEKLKTKGYRVATKITKAEKFYPAEKYHQDYYLRKGTQPYCHTYTKRF; encoded by the coding sequence ATGAAAATATTATCTCTATTATTGATTTTTATAATTTTCTCAAGCACTATGGACTCACAGAATATGAAACCGCTTACAGAACAGGAGAAAAAAATTATTATCCATAAAGGGACTGAAGCTCCCTTTACGGGGAAATTTTACAAACATGAGGAGAAGGGAACCTATATCTGCAGGCAATGTGGAAATCCACTTTACAATTCAACATCAAAATTTGATGCTGGATGCGGCTGGCCAAGCTTTGATGAAGAGATCCCGGGTGCAGTAACCAGAAAACGAGATGCAGACGGAATACGGACAGAAATTGTATGTTCAAATTGTGGAGGGCATCTTGGTCATGTTTTTTTGGGTGAAAGATTCACTTCTAAAAACATACGCCACTGTGTAAACTCTATATCAATGGAGTTTCTTCCAATGAAGAGAGAGAGAGCAATTTTTGCAGGAGGATGTTTCTGGGGTGTAGAGCATCTTCTGAGGAGCCTTCCGGGAGTAATCTCAGTAGAGAGCGGATATACAGGAGGGAGTCTCTCAAATCCAACATATGAAGAGGTTAGCAGTGGCACAAGTGGTCATGCAGAGGCTGTTGAGGTTATTTATGATGCCTCTCTGATAAGTTATGAAAAACTTACTATGCAATTCTTCGAAATTCACGACCCTACCCAGGTAAACCGTCAGGGACCGGATATAGGGACACAATACAGATCGGAAATTTTTTACACTTCCGAACAACAGAAAGAGGTTGCAAAATCTCTAGTTGAAAAGCTTAAGACAAAAGGGTACAGAGTTGCAACAAAGATTACTAAAGCAGAAAAATTCTATCCTGCAGAAAAGTATCATCAGGACTACTATTTGAGAAAGGGGACACAGCCATACTGTCATACCTATACAAAAAGGTTCTAG
- the nfo gene encoding deoxyribonuclease IV yields the protein MKYIGTHVSSSGGVENSPVNANKIGATAFALFTKNQRQWVSAPLSQKSIENFKSKCLELGYKPFQILPHDSYLINLGHPEQEGLDKSRAAFLDEMQRCEQLGLDRLNFHPGSHLGKISISECLSRIAESINITLDKTRGVTAVIENTAGQGSNLGHTFEQIAEIIDQVEDKSRVGVCIDTCHSFAAGYDLSNERGFQEAFEHFDKIVGFKYLRGMHLNDAKKGLNSRVDRHDSLGKGQLGEETFKLLMKDPRFDNIPLILETPDEEIWPEEIAQLKGWSII from the coding sequence ATGAAATACATTGGCACACATGTAAGCTCATCAGGGGGAGTGGAAAACTCTCCGGTAAATGCAAATAAAATTGGAGCAACTGCTTTTGCACTATTTACAAAAAATCAGAGGCAGTGGGTTTCGGCACCTCTGTCACAAAAAAGCATTGAAAATTTTAAGAGTAAATGTCTTGAATTAGGATATAAACCATTCCAGATTCTTCCTCATGACAGTTATCTAATTAATCTGGGACATCCTGAACAGGAGGGGCTTGATAAATCAAGAGCTGCTTTTCTGGATGAGATGCAGAGATGTGAACAACTTGGTCTTGACAGACTAAATTTTCACCCTGGCAGCCACCTTGGGAAAATATCAATTAGTGAATGTCTCTCCAGAATTGCTGAATCTATTAACATTACACTTGACAAGACCAGAGGAGTTACAGCTGTGATTGAGAATACAGCCGGTCAGGGGAGTAATCTTGGTCATACTTTTGAACAGATTGCCGAGATAATTGATCAGGTTGAAGATAAATCAAGAGTTGGTGTATGTATTGACACATGTCACTCATTTGCTGCAGGATATGACCTCTCAAACGAAAGAGGATTTCAAGAGGCCTTTGAACATTTTGATAAAATTGTTGGATTTAAATATCTCAGGGGGATGCATCTAAACGATGCAAAAAAAGGTCTCAACTCCAGGGTTGACAGACATGACTCACTTGGTAAAGGCCAGCTGGGCGAAGAGACATTCAAACTATTAATGAAAGATCCAAGATTTGACAATATCCCGCTGATACTTGAAACCCCAGACGAGGAGATCTGGCCAGAAGAGATTGCTCAGCTCAAAGGCTGGAGCATTATATAA